A region of Chitinophaga horti DNA encodes the following proteins:
- the gltB gene encoding glutamate synthase large subunit codes for MREESKLQGLYRPEFESDACGIGFAAHIKGRKSHQIIRDALTMLENMEHRGACGCEVNTGDGAGILIQMPHEFLYDECLKLGIKLPGFGKYGVGQIFFPKEPRWREECREILQRCAEKLGLEILGFRKVPVRPDGIGEGALSVEPEIEQVFIASPYQISDPEEFERKLFVLRNYISKTVRNSVASDKASFYIASLSYKTIVYKGQLTTYQVRHYYPDLSDERMVSAFGLIHSRFATNTFPSWRLAHPNRFIAHNGEINTLKGNLNWLRAGEKSFVSKFFTPEEMDMLTPLVDENQSDSACLDNVIELLALTGRSLPHVMMMMIPEAWDGNEDMDPEKKAFYEYHASLMEPWDGPASISFTDGKIIGATLDRNGLRPSRFVVTKDDRVIMASEAGVLPIDPANVKEKGRLQPGKMFVVDMEQGRIIEDTELKKSICSQQPYAEWLNRYKIRLAELPEPRVTFTHLEQDQIFKYQRAFGYSTEDLDTIIAPMAIDGKEPIGSMGTDAPLAVLSDQPQHITSYFKQLFAQVTNPPIDPIRERLVMSLATFVGNNGNLLDEDPLHCHSVALNHPILNNYELEKIRSIDTGIFQAKTLHTYFRADGKPGSLEKGLQRLCRYAVDAVEDGFEVIILSDRAIDSEHAAIPSLLATSAVHHHLIRKGYRGQVGLIVEAGDVWEVHHFACLLGFGATAINPYLALSTIRDLRLNGKLQTEQDVDKLKKNYVKAVCDGLLKVFSKMGISTLQSYQGAQIFEILGINNSVVNKYFTGAVSRIQGMGLDEIAQETLAKHWQGYGRKETPIQRLTVGGIYQWKRKGEFHLFNPQTIHLLQYATRLNDYTTFKKYSKAVNDQAEKAATLRSMFTFKRTRKSIPIEEVEPASSIMKRFATGAMSFGSISHEAHSTLAIAMNRIGAKSNTGEGGEDEMRYEELPNGDSMRSAIKQVASARFGVTSYYLTNADELQIKMAQGAKPGEGGQLPGHKVDEWIGKVRHSTPGVGLISPPPHHDIYSIEDLAQLIFDLKNANRAARISVKLVSKAGVGTIAAGVTKAHADVVLIAGYDGGTGASPISSIKHAGLPWELGLAETHQTLVKNKLRSRVTVQADGQMKTGRDIAIATLLGAEEWGVATAALVVEGCIMMRKCHVNTCPVGVATQDPELRKRFTGDPQHVVNFFNFMVEELREIMADLGYRNINEMVGQVENLQVREGINHWKYKNLDLSPILYREPSAPEVGLYKLEEQDHGLAEVIDWQLLKAAQPALDQKTRVFKQFAVKNTDRTIGAILSNEVSKKYKSEGLPEDTLHFKFNGSAGQSFGAFTTKGITLELEGEANDHFGKGLSGAKLVLYPSNEVSGFKAEENIIAGNVAFYGATSGEAYIRGKAGERFCVRNSGATVVVEGVGDHGCEYMTGGKAVILGETGRNFGAGMSGGIAYVYDLKGTFANRCNKEMIDLDPLNEADAAQLQDLLTKHHAYTNSTVAKFILKDLENQLTHFVKVFPKEYKAVLKAKGLIPSESLKEGSEKSGK; via the coding sequence ATGCGTGAAGAGAGCAAATTGCAAGGTTTGTATCGTCCGGAATTTGAATCAGATGCCTGCGGTATCGGTTTTGCCGCCCACATTAAAGGTCGTAAGTCCCACCAGATCATTCGCGATGCACTGACAATGCTCGAAAATATGGAACACCGTGGCGCCTGCGGTTGCGAGGTAAACACAGGCGACGGCGCTGGCATTCTTATCCAGATGCCGCACGAATTCCTGTACGACGAATGTTTAAAACTTGGTATCAAACTGCCGGGCTTTGGTAAATATGGTGTTGGTCAGATCTTTTTCCCGAAAGAACCACGCTGGCGTGAAGAGTGCCGCGAAATTCTGCAGCGTTGCGCTGAAAAACTTGGCCTCGAGATTCTTGGTTTCCGTAAAGTGCCTGTTCGCCCCGATGGCATCGGCGAAGGCGCGCTTTCTGTAGAACCTGAAATTGAACAGGTGTTTATCGCTTCTCCTTACCAGATCTCGGATCCGGAAGAGTTTGAGCGTAAACTGTTCGTACTCCGGAATTACATTTCTAAAACTGTTCGCAATTCTGTTGCTTCAGATAAAGCATCTTTCTACATCGCATCGCTTTCTTACAAAACGATCGTGTACAAAGGTCAGCTTACTACTTACCAGGTTCGTCATTATTACCCGGACCTGAGCGACGAGCGTATGGTATCAGCCTTTGGTTTGATCCACTCCCGTTTTGCTACTAACACCTTCCCTAGCTGGAGGCTCGCTCACCCGAACCGTTTTATTGCGCATAATGGTGAGATCAACACGCTGAAAGGTAACCTGAACTGGCTGCGCGCCGGCGAAAAAAGCTTCGTGTCCAAATTTTTCACTCCGGAAGAAATGGATATGCTTACCCCGCTGGTGGACGAAAACCAGTCTGACTCTGCCTGCCTCGATAACGTGATCGAGCTGCTCGCCCTCACCGGCCGCTCCCTTCCTCATGTTATGATGATGATGATCCCCGAAGCCTGGGACGGCAACGAGGACATGGACCCGGAGAAAAAAGCTTTCTACGAATACCACGCATCGCTGATGGAACCCTGGGACGGTCCCGCTTCCATTTCCTTCACCGATGGTAAAATAATCGGCGCCACGCTCGACAGGAACGGTCTTCGCCCTTCCCGCTTCGTGGTAACCAAAGACGATCGTGTAATCATGGCTTCTGAAGCAGGTGTATTACCGATCGATCCTGCCAACGTAAAAGAAAAAGGCCGCCTGCAACCAGGTAAAATGTTCGTGGTAGACATGGAACAGGGTCGCATTATCGAAGATACCGAACTGAAAAAATCCATCTGCTCCCAGCAACCTTATGCAGAATGGCTGAACAGGTATAAAATCCGCCTGGCCGAACTGCCTGAACCAAGGGTTACGTTCACACATCTTGAGCAAGACCAGATCTTTAAATACCAGCGCGCTTTCGGTTACTCTACCGAAGACCTGGATACCATCATTGCGCCTATGGCCATTGACGGTAAAGAGCCGATCGGTTCTATGGGTACGGATGCGCCGCTCGCAGTATTAAGCGATCAGCCGCAACACATTACCAGCTACTTCAAACAGCTGTTTGCACAGGTAACCAATCCGCCGATCGATCCGATCCGTGAAAGACTGGTAATGTCGCTGGCTACGTTTGTAGGTAATAATGGTAACCTGCTGGATGAAGATCCGCTGCATTGCCATAGCGTAGCGCTGAACCACCCGATCCTGAATAACTACGAGCTGGAAAAAATCCGTAGCATCGATACCGGTATCTTCCAGGCCAAGACGCTGCACACCTACTTCAGGGCTGATGGTAAACCTGGCTCCCTGGAAAAAGGTTTACAACGCCTTTGCCGTTATGCGGTGGATGCGGTGGAAGATGGGTTTGAAGTAATCATCCTATCTGACAGGGCGATTGACTCCGAGCACGCAGCTATTCCTTCTTTGCTGGCTACTTCTGCAGTTCACCACCACCTGATCCGCAAGGGTTATCGTGGCCAGGTTGGCCTCATCGTAGAAGCCGGCGACGTGTGGGAAGTACATCACTTTGCTTGCCTGTTGGGCTTTGGCGCTACCGCCATCAACCCTTACCTCGCACTCAGCACCATTCGTGACTTACGTCTGAATGGTAAACTGCAAACCGAGCAGGATGTAGACAAACTCAAAAAGAATTATGTTAAAGCGGTTTGTGATGGCCTGCTGAAAGTGTTCTCCAAAATGGGTATTTCCACCCTGCAATCTTACCAGGGTGCGCAAATTTTCGAGATCCTCGGCATCAACAATTCCGTTGTAAATAAATACTTTACCGGCGCTGTATCCCGCATACAGGGTATGGGTCTGGACGAAATTGCACAGGAAACGCTTGCTAAACACTGGCAGGGTTACGGCAGAAAAGAAACGCCTATCCAACGCCTGACGGTTGGCGGTATTTACCAATGGAAGCGTAAAGGAGAGTTCCACCTCTTCAACCCGCAAACCATTCACTTGCTGCAATATGCAACCAGGCTTAACGACTACACGACTTTCAAAAAATACTCTAAAGCTGTAAACGACCAGGCTGAAAAAGCGGCTACGCTGCGCAGCATGTTCACTTTTAAACGCACGCGTAAATCTATTCCTATTGAGGAAGTAGAACCTGCGAGCTCCATCATGAAACGTTTCGCCACCGGCGCAATGAGCTTTGGCTCCATTTCGCACGAGGCACACTCCACGCTGGCTATTGCGATGAACCGCATTGGTGCCAAGAGCAATACCGGTGAGGGTGGTGAAGATGAAATGCGTTATGAGGAACTACCTAACGGTGACTCTATGCGTTCGGCAATTAAGCAGGTGGCTTCTGCACGTTTCGGCGTAACCAGCTACTACCTGACTAATGCGGACGAGCTGCAGATCAAAATGGCACAAGGCGCTAAACCAGGTGAAGGTGGTCAGCTGCCCGGCCATAAAGTAGACGAGTGGATCGGTAAAGTACGTCACTCCACGCCAGGCGTAGGTTTGATCTCTCCGCCACCACACCACGACATCTACTCTATCGAGGATCTTGCCCAGCTGATCTTCGACCTGAAGAATGCCAACCGCGCCGCCCGTATCAGTGTAAAACTGGTATCCAAAGCAGGCGTAGGCACCATCGCTGCGGGTGTAACCAAAGCCCATGCGGATGTGGTACTCATCGCCGGTTATGACGGTGGTACCGGTGCATCGCCTATCAGTTCAATTAAACATGCCGGTCTCCCATGGGAGCTTGGTCTGGCCGAAACACATCAGACACTGGTAAAAAATAAATTGCGTAGCCGCGTGACCGTACAGGCTGACGGTCAGATGAAAACCGGCCGCGATATCGCTATCGCTACCTTACTGGGTGCGGAAGAATGGGGAGTTGCTACTGCCGCACTGGTGGTAGAAGGTTGTATCATGATGCGTAAGTGCCATGTTAACACCTGTCCTGTTGGTGTCGCTACCCAGGATCCGGAACTGCGCAAGCGCTTCACCGGCGATCCTCAGCACGTAGTTAACTTCTTCAATTTCATGGTAGAAGAACTGCGCGAGATCATGGCCGACCTGGGCTACCGCAACATCAACGAAATGGTGGGCCAGGTAGAAAACCTGCAGGTGCGCGAAGGCATCAATCACTGGAAATACAAAAACCTCGACCTCTCCCCGATCCTGTATCGTGAGCCATCTGCACCAGAAGTTGGCCTGTACAAACTGGAAGAGCAGGACCATGGTTTGGCAGAAGTGATTGACTGGCAGCTGTTAAAAGCCGCACAACCTGCGCTGGATCAAAAAACACGTGTGTTTAAACAGTTCGCTGTTAAAAATACCGACCGTACGATCGGTGCCATCCTTTCTAACGAAGTATCTAAAAAATACAAGAGTGAAGGACTGCCGGAAGATACGCTTCATTTCAAATTCAACGGTTCTGCCGGTCAAAGCTTTGGTGCATTTACCACCAAGGGCATTACACTGGAACTGGAAGGTGAAGCCAACGACCACTTTGGTAAAGGTTTGAGCGGTGCCAAACTGGTGCTGTATCCTTCTAACGAAGTAAGTGGTTTTAAAGCGGAAGAAAACATCATTGCCGGTAACGTGGCCTTCTACGGCGCTACTTCCGGTGAGGCATACATCCGCGGTAAAGCCGGTGAACGCTTCTGCGTTCGTAACTCCGGTGCAACCGTTGTGGTAGAAGGTGTTGGCGACCACGGTTGCGAATACATGACCGGTGGTAAAGCGGTTATTCTCGGAGAAACCGGCCGCAACTTCGGTGCGGGTATGAGTGGTGGTATTGCTTATGTGTACGATCTGAAAGGCACTTTCGCCAACCGCTGCAACAAGGAAATGATCGACCTGGACCCGCTGAACGAAGCAGATGCAGCACAACTGCAGGACCTGCTGACTAAGCATCACGCTTACACGAACAGTACGGTGGCGAAGTTCATCTTGAAAGACCTTGAAAATCAACTGACTCACTTTGTGAAAGTATTCCCGAAAGAATACAAGGCGGTGCTGAAAGCAAAAGGCCTTATCCCTTCGGAGTCATTGAAAGAAGGTAGCGAGAAAAGCGGTAAATAA
- a CDS encoding glycoside hydrolase family 10 protein, whose product MLKKLLAGLAVCCVLAGQSYAQLPPKREMRAVWIASVGNIDWPSRKGLSSVQQKQELIKLLDDIVRDGMNAVFFQVRPAADALYASSFEPWSEYLSGQQGRPPEPYYDPLQFAIEESHKRGLELHAWFNPYRAVMNTRSNSLSPMHISRTRPQWFLNYGDQKLFDPGLPEVRDYFTQIIRDVVKRYDIDGVHFDDYFYPYRIAGKEFPDNGSYRVYGRNMNKDDWRRWNVDTLMHQVSIAIKAEKSWVKFGISPFGVWRNRDRDPEGSNTRGGMTNYDDLYADILKWSRSGWIDYATPQLYWEFGHRLVGYEVLVNWWANHAYGRHMYPGLAIYKINGSATWKDPNEVLNQIKANRSLSTVQGSVFFRARSFDDNPLGFRDSLRNHYFKHPALLPTMPWLDNKPPEAPYFIDAFERPGGLAIHWSDDDTTGQTKSYVIYRFGEKEVVNLNDPTKIAAIVQQMPDPMWLDTKYVPGTHYVYFVTALDRLHNESLASDALRMQTVNGKTRFIFDP is encoded by the coding sequence ATGTTGAAGAAACTTTTAGCGGGGTTAGCGGTGTGCTGTGTTCTTGCGGGCCAGAGTTACGCACAGCTGCCCCCGAAGCGCGAAATGCGCGCAGTATGGATCGCCTCGGTTGGAAATATTGACTGGCCTTCGAGAAAGGGCCTCTCCTCCGTACAACAGAAGCAGGAGCTGATTAAGCTGCTCGACGATATCGTGCGCGACGGCATGAACGCCGTTTTTTTCCAGGTGCGGCCCGCCGCCGATGCGCTTTACGCTTCATCTTTCGAGCCATGGTCCGAATACCTGAGCGGACAACAGGGCCGTCCACCCGAGCCTTACTACGACCCCTTGCAATTTGCGATTGAAGAGTCGCACAAACGTGGACTGGAGCTGCACGCCTGGTTTAATCCCTACCGGGCAGTGATGAATACGCGCAGCAACTCCTTATCGCCCATGCACATTTCCCGCACGCGTCCCCAATGGTTTCTTAACTACGGCGATCAGAAGTTGTTCGATCCGGGTTTGCCGGAAGTGCGTGACTATTTCACACAAATCATCCGCGACGTAGTGAAACGTTATGATATAGATGGCGTTCACTTCGACGATTACTTTTACCCTTATCGCATTGCTGGCAAAGAGTTTCCTGATAATGGCAGTTACCGCGTGTATGGCCGTAATATGAATAAGGACGACTGGCGCCGTTGGAATGTAGATACATTGATGCACCAGGTGAGTATCGCCATTAAGGCGGAAAAATCCTGGGTGAAGTTCGGCATCAGCCCCTTTGGCGTTTGGCGTAACCGCGACCGCGATCCGGAAGGATCCAACACCCGCGGGGGTATGACCAACTACGACGACCTGTATGCAGATATTCTAAAATGGAGCCGCAGTGGCTGGATCGACTACGCAACGCCACAGCTTTATTGGGAGTTTGGTCACCGCCTGGTTGGATACGAGGTGTTAGTAAACTGGTGGGCCAACCACGCCTACGGCCGACACATGTATCCGGGACTGGCCATTTATAAGATCAATGGTTCCGCTACCTGGAAAGATCCTAACGAGGTGTTGAACCAAATTAAGGCGAACCGTTCTCTAAGCACGGTGCAGGGAAGCGTGTTCTTCCGCGCCCGCTCCTTCGACGATAACCCGCTGGGCTTCCGCGACAGCCTTCGTAATCATTACTTTAAGCACCCCGCATTGTTGCCGACCATGCCCTGGCTGGACAACAAGCCGCCGGAAGCTCCGTATTTCATAGATGCCTTTGAACGCCCCGGCGGACTGGCAATACATTGGTCGGATGATGACACGACCGGCCAAACGAAGAGTTATGTTATTTACCGGTTCGGCGAAAAAGAGGTAGTAAACCTGAACGACCCTACGAAAATTGCAGCGATCGTTCAGCAGATGCCAGATCCCATGTGGCTGGATACGAAGTACGTGCCGGGTACCCACTACGTGTATTTCGTAACGGCACTGGACCGGTTACACAATGAAAGCCTTGCGAGCGACGCCCTGAGGATGCAAACGGTGAATGGGAAAACGAGATTCATTTTTGATCCTTGA
- a CDS encoding DUF72 domain-containing protein, with protein MAQDRLFRVGTSGWSYQHWKGIYYPPTVKAADWLSFFANDFDCVEINNSFYKLPSLGTVQNWAATVPRGFVFCPKMNRFLSHMKKLNDPEQPLQRFFDVFDPVAEHLGPILIQLPANATFKPPVVERFYSILQKKYKQYQFSMEVRHDTWYTAESLRLMRQYSIGLVITDSGGLFPSQEVVTASHVYLRFHGPGKLYASQYHPNTLRAYARKCRRWMDEGRTIWAFFNNDINGYALEDAQTLKRYLLKS; from the coding sequence ATGGCGCAAGATCGGCTGTTTCGCGTAGGCACTTCTGGCTGGAGTTATCAACATTGGAAAGGCATTTATTATCCTCCCACTGTTAAGGCCGCCGACTGGCTTTCGTTTTTTGCGAACGATTTCGATTGTGTGGAGATCAACAACAGCTTTTACAAGTTGCCTTCCCTGGGCACGGTGCAAAACTGGGCGGCAACCGTTCCCCGCGGCTTCGTCTTCTGCCCGAAGATGAATCGTTTTCTTTCCCATATGAAGAAGTTAAACGATCCGGAGCAGCCGCTGCAGCGCTTCTTCGATGTGTTTGACCCGGTGGCGGAACACCTCGGGCCCATACTTATTCAACTTCCTGCCAACGCCACATTCAAACCGCCGGTGGTAGAGCGGTTCTACAGCATCCTTCAGAAAAAATATAAACAATACCAGTTCTCCATGGAGGTGCGACATGATACCTGGTATACAGCAGAAAGTTTGAGGTTGATGCGGCAGTACAGTATCGGCCTGGTGATTACCGACTCTGGCGGCCTGTTCCCTTCGCAGGAAGTCGTGACCGCCAGCCATGTTTACCTGCGGTTTCACGGGCCGGGAAAATTGTATGCTTCTCAATATCACCCCAACACACTTCGCGCATACGCCCGCAAGTGCCGGCGGTGGATGGACGAAGGCCGCACGATATGGGCGTTCTTTAATAATGATATCAATGGATATGCTTTGGAAGATGCGCAAACACTGAAGCGTTATTTACTTAAGTCCTGA
- the obgE gene encoding GTPase ObgE, which yields MRFAFKKYRRKQPRLSGNNIMERGNFVDYIRIYSKSGKGGAGSMHFMRTKFNAQAGPDGGDGGRGGHVILRGNAQLWTLLHLRWYKNVIAENGENGSGDNCTGRFGKDVIIEVPLGTIARDEETGEVEAEILEDGQEIIWMPGGQGGRGNAYFKSPTNQTPEYAQPGMPGLEGWKLLELKVLADVGLVGFPNAGKSTLLSSITAAKPKIANYAFTTLTPNLGMVPYRDEKSFIMADLPGIIEGAHEGKGLGHRFLRHIERNPVLLFLIPADSADHKKEFDILLNELEQYNPELLDKQFLLAISKSDMLDDELKEAISAELPENVPHVFISSVTNQGLTELKDMLWSALTDVSNRTSWPDEEEEEDEEENEA from the coding sequence TTGCGTTTTGCTTTTAAAAAATACCGCCGCAAACAGCCTCGACTGTCCGGCAACAACATCATGGAAAGAGGGAACTTTGTAGATTATATAAGAATATATAGTAAGTCCGGCAAAGGCGGGGCGGGCTCTATGCACTTCATGCGCACGAAATTTAACGCCCAGGCCGGCCCCGATGGTGGAGACGGCGGCCGTGGCGGTCACGTAATTTTACGTGGCAACGCTCAGCTGTGGACGCTGCTGCACTTACGCTGGTATAAAAACGTAATCGCAGAAAACGGTGAAAACGGCAGCGGGGACAACTGTACCGGCCGTTTTGGTAAGGATGTGATCATCGAAGTACCATTGGGCACCATCGCCCGCGACGAAGAAACCGGTGAAGTGGAAGCCGAGATCCTGGAAGATGGCCAGGAAATTATCTGGATGCCCGGCGGACAAGGCGGCCGTGGCAACGCTTACTTCAAATCGCCCACTAACCAGACACCCGAATACGCACAACCCGGCATGCCCGGCCTCGAAGGCTGGAAACTGCTGGAACTGAAAGTGTTGGCCGATGTTGGTCTGGTAGGGTTCCCGAACGCAGGTAAGTCTACCCTCCTCTCCAGCATTACCGCCGCTAAACCCAAAATCGCTAACTATGCGTTTACGACGCTGACGCCAAATTTGGGCATGGTGCCTTACCGTGACGAGAAATCGTTCATCATGGCCGACCTTCCCGGTATTATTGAGGGCGCACATGAAGGTAAAGGCCTCGGGCACCGTTTCCTCCGCCACATCGAACGCAATCCCGTATTACTTTTTCTGATCCCCGCGGACAGTGCGGACCATAAAAAGGAATTCGACATCCTCCTGAACGAACTGGAGCAATACAACCCGGAGCTGCTGGACAAACAATTCCTGCTCGCCATCAGTAAAAGTGATATGCTGGATGATGAACTGAAGGAGGCCATCTCGGCAGAACTTCCTGAGAATGTGCCACACGTGTTCATTTCCTCGGTGACCAACCAGGGGCTTACAGAATTGAAAGATATGCTGTGGTCTGCATTGACTGATGTATCCAACCGCACCAGCTGGCCAGATGAGGAGGAGGAAGAAGACGAAGAAGAAAACGAAGCATAA
- a CDS encoding adenylate kinase: MVNLILFGPPGSGKGTQSANIIEKYGLIHLSTGDMLRSELGAKTPLGLEAQKFIDQGLLVPDEVVIGMISSKLDANPDARGFIFDGFPRTTAQAEALDKLLLLKKTSISMVLSLEVPEDELVRRLLNRGLTSGRTDDASEDVVKARIVEYHNKTAPVADHYAKFGKFKKVKGDGSVESTFELLSKELDALTSEKV; encoded by the coding sequence ATGGTCAATCTAATTTTATTTGGCCCTCCCGGCAGCGGTAAAGGCACACAGAGCGCGAATATCATTGAGAAGTATGGACTGATCCACCTGTCTACCGGCGACATGCTGCGTAGTGAACTGGGCGCCAAAACTCCATTGGGTCTGGAGGCGCAGAAGTTTATTGATCAGGGCCTGCTGGTTCCTGATGAAGTGGTTATTGGAATGATTAGCTCAAAGCTGGACGCTAACCCGGATGCCCGTGGTTTTATTTTTGACGGTTTCCCACGCACCACTGCCCAGGCAGAAGCGCTGGATAAACTCCTGTTGCTGAAGAAAACCTCGATCTCCATGGTACTTTCACTGGAAGTTCCTGAAGATGAACTGGTTCGCCGCTTATTGAACCGTGGTCTTACCTCCGGCCGTACCGACGACGCCAGCGAAGATGTAGTGAAAGCACGTATCGTGGAATATCACAACAAAACCGCTCCTGTAGCCGACCACTACGCCAAATTCGGCAAGTTTAAAAAGGTGAAAGGTGATGGCAGTGTAGAATCAACCTTCGAACTGCTGTCCAAAGAACTGGACGCACTCACCAGCGAAAAAGTTTAA